The DNA region CGAAAAAATTTTAAAAGATTGGACTTTTTTAAGTTCGATTCTACTTATGTGGTAAATGCCCGCTTGGAGCGAACACCCAACTCCAAATGGTTTAATATGAAAACCACTACCGATAGGGTTTCAAAAGAACGGGTTTACGGGGTGTTGCTTTTTGAGCTGAAAGGTGAAAAATATAAATTGAATGTATATCAAGGGAAAGATTTAATGAAGGAGGAAGGGTTTGAAGATTACCTCTTTTTACCGTTTTTGGATGAAACCAACGGACTGGAAAGTTATGGCGGCGGACGCTATATCGATGCCCGAATTCCAGATGGCGACACCATAGTCATTGATTTCAATAAAGCCTACAACCCGTATTGCGCCTACAACGAAAAATATTCCTGC from Tamlana crocina includes:
- a CDS encoding DUF1684 domain-containing protein, producing the protein MKKLITLFLTLICLSGCAQKKRPIMGETEFQKELNADFKDASKSPLKDKDRKNFKRLDFFKFDSTYVVNARLERTPNSKWFNMKTTTDRVSKERVYGVLLFELKGEKYKLNVYQGKDLMKEEGFEDYLFLPFLDETNGLESYGGGRYIDARIPDGDTIVIDFNKAYNPYCAYNEKYSCPIVPRENYLKTRVEAGVKAFRKN